The genomic DNA TCGCGCTGCCGATCGGCGCGCTCGTCGGGCACACCGGCCGCGGTCGCGAGGCGGCCGTGCTCACCTCGGGCGGCCTGCGCGCCCTGCCCACCCTCGGCCTGCTGACGCTCATCGGCCTGGCGATCGGCATCGGCCCGGTCGCGCCGTTCATCGCGCTGGTCGTGCTCGCCCTGCCGTCGGTGCTCGCCGGTGCGTACGCGGGCATCGGCGCGGTCGACCGTCGCACGGTCGACGCGGCACGAGCGGTGGGCATGACCGAGCCCCAGATCGTGCTGCGCGTCGAGACGCCGCTCGCCCTGCCCACGATCATCGGCGGCGTGCGGGCCGCCGTGCTGCAGGTGGTCGCCACCGCGACCCTCGCCGCCTACATCGGCGGCGGCGGTCTCGGCTCGACGCTGTTCGTCGCGCTCAAGACCCGCGACTACCCGGCCATGCTCGGGGTCTCGATCCTCATCATCGCGCTGGCGCTCGTGCTCGACGGCGTCTTCGCGATCATCCAACGACTCGTGGTGCCCGAGGGCGTTCGCGTCGGTCGCACCACCACGAACCTCCGCGCACGTCCGGCTCGGGCGCGCGCGGCCATGGGCTGAGCCCAACACCGAAGGGAAGCAACATGTTCACAGCTGGAAGAGGCCGGCACGTCGCCCTGGCGGCGGTCGCGGTCGGGGCGGTAGTAGCCCTGGCAGGGTGTGCCACGAGCGATCCGCTCGACGAGGGTTCCGGCACCGGGGCCGAGGGATCGTCCGAGACGATCGTCATCGGCTCGCAGGCCTACTATTCGAACGAGATCATCGCCGAGATCTACGCGCAGGCGCTCGAGGCGAACGGCTTCACCGTCGACCGGCAGTTCCAGATCGGTCAGCGCGAGGTCTACCTGCCCGAGATCGAGGCCGGCAAGATCGATCTGTTCCCCGAGTACACGGGCAACCTGCTGCAGTTCTACGAGCCCGACACCGAGGCGCGCACGAGCGACGACGTGTTCGCGGCCCTGCAGGATGCGCTGCCCGACGGGTTGCGCGTGCTCGACCAGTCGCCCGCGACCGATCAGGACTCCTACAACGTCACCAAGGCGTTCAGCGACGCGAACGGCGTGACGAGCCTGGAAGACCTCGCCGGCGTCTCGACGCCGTTGACGCTCGGCGGCAACGCCGAGCTCGAGACCCGGCCGTACGGCCCGAAGGGGCTCAAGGAGGTCTACGGCGTCGAGGTGGGCTTCACCGCCATCGAGGATTCGGGCGGTGCGCTCACGGTCAAGGCGCTCGTCGACGACCAGGTGCAGCTCGTGAACATCTACAGCGCCGACCCGAACATCAAGACGAACGACCTCGTCACCCTCGACGACCCGAAGGGCCTGTTCCTCGCGTCGAACGTGGTGCCGCTGGTGAGCGAGAAGATCACCGACGAGATCGCCGACATCATCAACGAGGTGAGTGCGGCCCTCACGGCCGCCGACCTCGTCGCGCTGAACGACCAGAGCGTCAACCAGCAGCGCAACGCCGACGACATCGCGGCCGAGTGGCTCGAATCGAAGGGGCTCGTCTAGGAGCGGGCGCCCGGGTTCCGCTCGGGGGTCCCCGCTTCGGGAGCGTCAGCTTCGGGAGCGTCGGGCTCGGGAGCGTCAGAGGGGTCGGATGCCACGGCGTCCGGCCCCTCGGTCGTCGATGCCGCCGTGGCATCCGCGCTGCCCGTGTCCGGCTCCGTGGCATCCGACTCGAAGTGCCGTGCCTCGATGCGCACGATGACGCGCTTGGCCAGCCAGACGACGACGAGGAAGAGCGCGATGACCGCGACGAAGACGTACCCTGCCCAGTGCAGTTCTCGGCTGAGCTCGCGGTAGCTGTCGGCGGCGAGCCATCCGACCGTGGCGTAGGCGAACGCCCAGATGACGCAGGCCGGCAACGTCCAGGCGATGAACCGACGGTAGCGCATCGCGCTCATGCCGACCACGAGCGGCACGAGCGAGTGCAGCACCGGCAGGAATCGCGACAGGAACACGGCCGGGCCGCCGCGCCGGTCGACGTACCGCTGGGCGCGCGTCCACTGCGTGTCGCCGATGCGCCGGCCGAGGCGGGACCGCACGAGGTGCGGACCGAACCAGCGGCCGATCGCGAAGCCGATGGACTCGCCCGCGAGCGCGCCTGCGATGACCGCGACGACGAGCGCGACGTACTGCACGGGGTTCTCGATCGCGGTCGAGGCGACGAGCACGATGGTGTCGCCGGGCACGATGAGCCCGATCAGGATCGACGTCTCGAGCATCACCCCGACGCCGGCCAGCAGAGTACGCAGCACGGGGTCGACCGCCTGCACGGTCTGCAGGATCCAGTCGAGGACGTCGTTCACGCACCCGAGCCTAGGCGGCGCGGGGGCGGATGTCCCGGGGGTCTGCCTGAGGATCCGCCGGGCGCAGGCGGGCGAGTCGTGACTCGAGCATGACGGCATCGGGGGCGACGCCGCCCGCGTCGGCGTAGGCACCGGGTTCGGCGCCGGCGCCCAATCGTGCCAGGGCCCGCCGCAGCGGTTCGCCGCCGACGTCGCGGATCGCGCCGTCGTCGGCGAGCATCTCGGTGAGCAGGGTCACGCTCCGCTCGGCCCGGTTCGCGATCGGGAACCAGGGCAGGGCGCTGTGCCACGCCCGGAACGCGATCAGCACCAGGTGGTGGAACTGGTCGAGGTGGGCCCGCTCGTGCGCGACGACCGCGGCCAGTTCTCGCTCGTCGAGCGCGGCCACCAGCCCGTCGGTGAGCACCGTCGCGGTGCGGACGCCCGGAACGCAGTACGCCAACGGAACCGGGTAGGGCAGCACGCGGGTGTGCGGCGAGTCGGGCAGCGGGTCGCTGAGCACTGCGATGAGGTGGTGCTGCCGGCGCCGTTCGCGCTCGGCCCGGGCGACGGTGAGTCCGAGGTTCAGGGCGAGATGCACGGCGAGACCGATCGCGAGGGTGAGCGCCGCGAGATGCGCCACGCCGAATCCGGGCGGCAGGTCGCCGTCGAAGAAGTGCGGCAGCAGCGTCTCGGCGGCGCCGACGATCGAGCCGGCCGGGGCCGAACCGAACAGCAGCAGGCTGCCGATCATCGAGAGTCCGCCGGCGAGGGCGATGAGCTGCCACAGCGCGAGTGCGGTCGCGGGCCGTGCGGCGGGCCAGCGCGCCGCCGACAGCATGACGGGCACGGGCCACGCGAGCGCGGCCGCGAGCACGCCGAGTGCCAGCGCCGAGGGGATCACGTCAGCCGTGCACCAGTTCGTCGAGCAGTCGACGCAGCGTCGCCGCCTCCTGGCGTGACGAGGTGGTGATGAAGCGGGCGAGCGCGGCATCGCGATCGCTGGCGCGGTCGAGCACCTCGTGCATGAGTTCGGCGGTGTGGTCTTCGCGGCTGAGCAGCGCGTGGTAGCGGTGCGGGCGGGCGTCGCGCGAGCGGGTGACGAATCCCTTGCGCTCGAGGCGGGCGAGCACCGTGAGCACGGTGGTCGTGGCGGGGGTGCGCCCCTCGCCCGCGTCGAGGACGGTGATGCGGTCGCGGATGTCGTTCGCCGTGAGGGCGGGGTCGGAGGCCCAGAGCTGTTCCATGACCGCTCGCTCGAGTTCGCCGAGATTCGCCATGCCCCAAGGGTACCCTCGTTCCGCTGGATGTTCTACGTGGTGTAGAAATGTGTTCTACGCGAGGTAGAACTCGCGAATCACCCGCAGCCCACGGCGGAATCCGGAGGGAACCACGTGAACGACCTGCTCGACCCACTGCTCCTCGCGAGATGGCAGTTCGGGCTCACCACCGTCTACCACTTCCTGTTCGTGCCGATCACGATCGGCCTCGCATCGACCACCGCGATCTTCCAGACCGCATGGTTCCGAACCGGCAAGGTCGAGTACCTGCAGATCACCCGGTTCCTCGGCAACATCTTCCTCATCAACTTCGCGATGGGCGTCGTCACCGGCATCGTGCAGGAGTTCCAGTTCGGCATGAACTGGTCGGAGTACTCGCGGTTCGTCGGCGACGTCTTCGGCGCGCCGCTCGCGCTCGAAGGGCTGCTCGCATTCTTCTTCGAGGCGACCTTCATCGGCCTCTGGATCTTCGGCTGGGACAAGCTGCCCCGGGGCATCCATCTCGCGACCATCTGGTGCACCGCGATCGGCAGCATCGTCTCGGCGTACTTCATCATCGCCGCGAACGCGTTCATGCAGAACCCCGTCGGCTACGAGATCAACGAGGTGAAGGAGCGCGCCGAACTCGTCGACATCGGCGCGGTGCTCACCAACCCGGTGGCCGTCGCCGCGTTCCCGCACACGATCGCGGCGTCCTTCATGGTGTCGTCGGGCCTCGTGATCAGCGCGGCCGCCTGGCACCTCGCCCGCAACCAGCACCTCGACACCATGCGACCGGCGCTGAAGTTCGGCCTCTGGGGCATGGTCGTCTCGGGCGCGATCACCACGTTCTTCGGCGACCAGCTCAGCCTCGCCATGGTCGCCACCCAGCCGATGAAGATGGCCGCGGCCGAGGCCACGTTCGACACGGTGTGCGGGGCGGACGCCTCGTTCTCGATCTTCACGCTCGGCACCCCCGACGGGTCATCCGAACTGTTCTCGATCCGCATCCCGTACCTGCTCTCGCTGCTGTCGACGCACACGCTCGACGGCTGCGTCGAAGGCATCAACGACCTGCAGGCGGCCTACACCGAGGCGTTCGGCCCCGGCGACTACGCGCCCATCCTCTGGGTCACCTACTGGGCGTTCCGCTGGATGATCGGACTCGGCCTGGCGCACGTGCTCGTCGCCGTCGTCGGCCTCTGGCTCACCCGCAAGGGCCGGATGCCGAAGCAGCGCTGGGTGTGGAAGGTCGCGGTCTGGAGCTTCCCGCTCTCGCTCGCCGCGATGACGGTCGGCTGGATCTTCACCGAGATGGGCCGGCAGCCGTGGATCGTGTTCAGCCTGCTGTGGACCGAGTCGGCCGTCTCACCGAACGTCACCGGCCTCGACGTGCTCATCTCGCTCGTCGCGTTCACGCTCGTCTACGGCGCCCTCGCGGTCGTCGAGTTCGGGCTCATCATCAAGGCGGTGCGCACGGGCCCGCCCGACGTCGGCGACCCCGACCCCGAGACCGGCCGCGTCGAACCCGCGACCACGGTGTACTAGGAGGAGCAGGACATGGATCTCGCAGTGCTCTGGTTCTGGATCGTCGCGTTCCTGTTCGTCGGCTACTTCGTGCTCGACGGGTTCGACTTCGGCGTCGGCATGTCGCTGCCGTTCCTCGGCAGGGATGACACCGACCGCCGCGTGCTCATCAACACCATCGGCCCCGTCTGGGACCTCAACGAGACGTGGGTCATCGTGGCCGGGGCATCCCTGTTCGCCGCCTTCCCCGAGTGGTACGCGACGCTGTTCAGCGGGTTCTACCTGGCGCTGCTGCTCATCCTGCTCGCGCTCATCGCCCGCGGGGTGTCGTTCGAGTACCGCCAGAAGGGAGCGCA from Agromyces larvae includes the following:
- a CDS encoding ABC transporter permease → MNLILDAFAWLFDPENWAGPSGLGAQLGYHVVFSLAVVVAACVIALPIGALVGHTGRGREAAVLTSGGLRALPTLGLLTLIGLAIGIGPVAPFIALVVLALPSVLAGAYAGIGAVDRRTVDAARAVGMTEPQIVLRVETPLALPTIIGGVRAAVLQVVATATLAAYIGGGGLGSTLFVALKTRDYPAMLGVSILIIALALVLDGVFAIIQRLVVPEGVRVGRTTTNLRARPARARAAMG
- a CDS encoding ABC transporter substrate-binding protein; protein product: MFTAGRGRHVALAAVAVGAVVALAGCATSDPLDEGSGTGAEGSSETIVIGSQAYYSNEIIAEIYAQALEANGFTVDRQFQIGQREVYLPEIEAGKIDLFPEYTGNLLQFYEPDTEARTSDDVFAALQDALPDGLRVLDQSPATDQDSYNVTKAFSDANGVTSLEDLAGVSTPLTLGGNAELETRPYGPKGLKEVYGVEVGFTAIEDSGGALTVKALVDDQVQLVNIYSADPNIKTNDLVTLDDPKGLFLASNVVPLVSEKITDEIADIINEVSAALTAADLVALNDQSVNQQRNADDIAAEWLESKGLV
- a CDS encoding M56 family metallopeptidase: MIPSALALGVLAAALAWPVPVMLSAARWPAARPATALALWQLIALAGGLSMIGSLLLFGSAPAGSIVGAAETLLPHFFDGDLPPGFGVAHLAALTLAIGLAVHLALNLGLTVARAERERRRQHHLIAVLSDPLPDSPHTRVLPYPVPLAYCVPGVRTATVLTDGLVAALDERELAAVVAHERAHLDQFHHLVLIAFRAWHSALPWFPIANRAERSVTLLTEMLADDGAIRDVGGEPLRRALARLGAGAEPGAYADAGGVAPDAVMLESRLARLRPADPQADPRDIRPRAA
- a CDS encoding BlaI/MecI/CopY family transcriptional regulator yields the protein MANLGELERAVMEQLWASDPALTANDIRDRITVLDAGEGRTPATTTVLTVLARLERKGFVTRSRDARPHRYHALLSREDHTAELMHEVLDRASDRDAALARFITTSSRQEAATLRRLLDELVHG
- a CDS encoding cytochrome ubiquinol oxidase subunit I encodes the protein MNDLLDPLLLARWQFGLTTVYHFLFVPITIGLASTTAIFQTAWFRTGKVEYLQITRFLGNIFLINFAMGVVTGIVQEFQFGMNWSEYSRFVGDVFGAPLALEGLLAFFFEATFIGLWIFGWDKLPRGIHLATIWCTAIGSIVSAYFIIAANAFMQNPVGYEINEVKERAELVDIGAVLTNPVAVAAFPHTIAASFMVSSGLVISAAAWHLARNQHLDTMRPALKFGLWGMVVSGAITTFFGDQLSLAMVATQPMKMAAAEATFDTVCGADASFSIFTLGTPDGSSELFSIRIPYLLSLLSTHTLDGCVEGINDLQAAYTEAFGPGDYAPILWVTYWAFRWMIGLGLAHVLVAVVGLWLTRKGRMPKQRWVWKVAVWSFPLSLAAMTVGWIFTEMGRQPWIVFSLLWTESAVSPNVTGLDVLISLVAFTLVYGALAVVEFGLIIKAVRTGPPDVGDPDPETGRVEPATTVY